CATTCAGGTCGTTGAAGACCTCATCACCAGCACCATCACGGTGATGCAAACCCCCGACGGCAAACGGGCCATGATTTCCTCTGGTGATGCCAACCGCCAGCTGGACGCGGCCAAACTGAAAAAGAAAGACATCGAAACCTCAAACGGACTGATCATCAGTGCATACAGCCTGATTGGTGGTCCCCAGAGGGAATACGCCATCAAAGCCATCAGTTACGCCAAAAAAGCCGGTGTTCCTGTCCTGATTGACCTCGGGACTGGAGCGGTCAATGCGGCTGGGGTCAAACTGCTGGACACAGTGCTCAATGCAGATTACCTGCTCCTCAACCGCCACGAACTGCAAACCATCACCGAAACGGACAACATCAGCGATGCCCTCTTGGGCCTCAAAGACCGGGGGGCAGGTTGCGTGATCGTCAAGGTGGGAGCACACGGCTCGATCATCTGGACCCCTCAAGAAACCGATCTGGTGGAATCTGTCCCCCTCGGAGACGAAGTGGTGGACTCCACAGGTGCAGGCGACACCTTCAGCGCGGTGTTTGCCCATGCCATTCTCTCTGGACAGCCCCTAAAACAGGCCGCCAGAATGGCCAACATTGCAGGCGCTCTGGCAGCAACGGCAGTGGGAGCCCAGAGAAAAGCCATCACGGTCAAAGACCTTGAGAGTGTTCTGGCGTAATTTGCAAAAACTTGGTACAATCATTTTTCGTGTGCAAGTGTAACACTTGCAGTTCAGGAGGACAGCATGGAACTCAAAGCCGTGAAACGTGAAGGCAAGGCTGGCGAAGGTCTGATCGCCGCCGTCGCCTACAACAAAGAGAGCAACGTCAAAGTGGCCGTGGACGCCAAAGCCTTCGACCGCCTTTTCCGTCAGGTCAGCACCAAAGAAGCCATCCAACTCGATGTTGATGGCACCGTGTTGAATGTCAAGGTGCAGGAAGTGCAGATCGACAAGCGTCGTCGCAACCCCATCCACGTTGATTTTTACATCGTCGGCTGATTTCAGCAGACTTGAAAAGAACCCGGATGTCCGGGTTCTTTTTTGTGGTTCACGTTGATGCATCCAGAGCATAAACTGTCACATGCAGTCCCATGCTCAACAAAGACCTCTGGATGATGGTTTCGATGTGTGTCCAATCTCCACCTGCCAGTCCTGCTCCGATTCTGGGCATGTGAATGCTGGCCTGATGTTCCTGAGCAAACAACGCAACTTTTTGAAGCCCCTGCTTGATGGCATCATATCGAACTGGAGGGGGCGAATTTCGGTTGGCATGGGTTTTGATCCCATGCTGCCCAATCAGGTTGGCCACCCAGAGGCTTTCTTCCACCTGCACGAAAAGCACTTCGCCCAGTTGAAAAGGGAGGGACAGTTTTCCTGCAGCCCACAGTTTGAATTGTTGTTCAGGGGCTTTCCAGCGTCTGGAAACCGCAAGCACAAATCCTTTGCCCCACTTTCCGGCATCGTTGCAGACATGCACCAGTATTTTGTTGCCATTGCCCTGAGGTTGCGTGGCATCTCCCTGCACATGAAGGATCATTTTTCAGGCATCCTGAGCAGGGCATACTGCTTTTCTACAGGCTCAAAACCCATGCTTTTGTAGATGTCCTTGGCAAAATAATGCTCGTCTGCCACGATCACCAGCGTTCGAGGTCCAAACGTCTGAAAGGTGTGGTC
This genomic window from Deinococcus misasensis DSM 22328 contains:
- a CDS encoding macro domain-containing protein, giving the protein MILHVQGDATQPQGNGNKILVHVCNDAGKWGKGFVLAVSRRWKAPEQQFKLWAAGKLSLPFQLGEVLFVQVEESLWVANLIGQHGIKTHANRNSPPPVRYDAIKQGLQKVALFAQEHQASIHMPRIGAGLAGGDWTHIETIIQRSLLSMGLHVTVYALDAST
- a CDS encoding carbohydrate kinase family protein, coding for MKFYVIGDVTVDHLYHLNHIPAPGEEVSPIRSTMQPGGAGGTMSVTLARLGHEVTLAASVGADPFAEVALKYVRESGVNTTAIQVVEDLITSTITVMQTPDGKRAMISSGDANRQLDAAKLKKKDIETSNGLIISAYSLIGGPQREYAIKAISYAKKAGVPVLIDLGTGAVNAAGVKLLDTVLNADYLLLNRHELQTITETDNISDALLGLKDRGAGCVIVKVGAHGSIIWTPQETDLVESVPLGDEVVDSTGAGDTFSAVFAHAILSGQPLKQAARMANIAGALAATAVGAQRKAITVKDLESVLA